A genomic stretch from Hemicordylus capensis ecotype Gifberg chromosome 1, rHemCap1.1.pri, whole genome shotgun sequence includes:
- the MARCHF7 gene encoding E3 ubiquitin-protein ligase MARCHF7 isoform X2, whose amino-acid sequence MESKPSRIPRRVSTAPSSSRSTRTGAGSGGTSSTDSYCTRESSLRPESGCQESSWLHSSSRDWSVGERETFESPWKLPASSPTRYSGTLDRPWSGRFLGSRNRLSTSSSSPLTSSWFDESERTQGAYSSRLHNQQEDSDSKRPKLSYTSTSSVRSNGLNTVSDSPWRYSDVPRSSSVVLGSLGTELVRERRELERADQSVGSLLDCNHRNGDFPSSSYLQERSAASYAQGARPKANSLSSLRLNTSMSRQLPSEHPSSLLSRDHSWNSRSNYVPREVESSERNLQPEFTHGAMRSGTSSSSSSERVMPSQRSLSEPPVDTEGRRTTRQLLSRLASSMSSTFFSRRSSQDSLTSRPLGSEGSFIPRPQSSIQANASNTATTTEGSEAQTPDASQGFSFLRRRWGLSGVSPNSDSEAESYRHDSESRNTGSWLSSSLRNRCTPLFSRRRREAVSSLPRTPTSEPPARSLHLFRRRESGGEASLEAHSDSLRPAARPPTPAVPNGATSAASVPDSVHSRRNSGISGLFPNSLFRIAVPQMGNNLSDNVMITVDIIPSSWNQPDGQDSDKSKIPPSRDPEKLQKIKESLLSEDSEEEEGDLCRICQMSSTSATNLLIEPCKCTGSLQYVHQECMKKWLQSKINSGSSLEAVTTCELCKEKLHLNLDNFDIHELHRAHANEQADYEFISSGLYLVVLLHLCEQRFSDMLGTTSEANTRVRFINLARTLQAHMDDIETSDDDDSEDGDLGRTLDAV is encoded by the exons ATGGAATCGAAACCCTCAAGAATTCCACGGAGGGTATCTACTGCACCATCCAGTTCTCGAAGTACTAGGACAGGAGCTGGAAGTGGAGGAACCAGTTCTACTGATTCCTATTGTACAAGAGAATCATCACTGAGACCAGAGTCTGGATGCCAG GAATCCAGCTGGTTGCATAGTTCCAGTAGAGACTGGTCAGTTGGAGAAAGAGAAACCTTTGAAAGCCCATGGAAGCTTCCAGCTTCCTCCCCAACTCGCTACTCAGGAACACTTGATCGTCCATGGTCTGGAAGATTTTTGGGAAGCAGGAACAGATTG TCCACATCATCATCTTCACCTCTTACATCTTCATGGTTTGATGAATCTGAAAGAACTCAGGGAGcatattcttcaaggctgcaTAACCAACAAGAAGATAGTGATTCTAAGAGACCTAAACTTTCTTATACATCTACCTCTAGTGTGAGAAGTAATGGTTTAAACACAGTTTCAG ATTCGCCATGGAGGTATAGTGATGTTCCCAGATCTTCATCTGTGGTACTTGGATCATTGGGAACCGAACTtgtgagagaaagaagagagctaGAAAGAGCAGACCAGTCTGTTGGCAGTCTTTTGGATTGTAATCACAGGAATGGTGACTTCCCATCTTCATCAT ATCTTCAGGAAAGATCTGCTGCTTCATATGCACAGGGAGCAAGACCAAAAGCAAACTCTTTGAGCTCTTTGAGGTTGAACACATCCATGAGCCGCCAGCTGCCTTCTGAGCATCCGTCGTCATTACTCTCTAGAGACCATAGCTGGAACTCAAGATCTAACTATGTCCCAAGAGAAGTAGAGTCTTCTGAAAGGAATTTACAGCCAGAGTTTACCCATGGTGCCATGAGAAGTGGAACCAGTTCTTCTAGCAGTTCTGAAAGGGTTATGCCATCTCAAAGATCTCTTAGTGAACCTCCTGTAGATACTGAAGGAAGGCGTACAACAAGGCAGCTGCTTTCTCGTTTAGCTTCTAGTATGTCCTCCACATTTTTCTCAAGAAGGTCCAGCCAAGACTCATTGACTTCAAGACCACTGGGTTCTGAAGGTTCATTTATTCCAAGGCCTCAGTCTTCTATTCAAGCTAATGCTTCTAACACAGCTACAACTACGGAAGGCTCAGAAGCTCAGACTCCCGATGCTTCTCAGGGATTTAGCTTTCTTAGAAGACGGTGGGGCCTGTCGGGTGTTTCACCAAATTCTGACTCTGAAGCAGAGAGTTACAGACATGATTCTGAAAGCAGAAATACAGGTTCCTGGCTGTCGTCTTCTCTGAGGAACAGATGTACTCCTTTGTTTTCCAGAAGGAGAAGAGAAGCAGTTTCATCTCTTCCAAGAACCCCTACCTCTGAACCTCCTGCTAGATCACTACATCTTTTTAGGAGAAGAGAATCTGGTGGAGAAGCATCTCTTGAAGCACACAGTGATTCCCTCAGGCCTGCTGCTAGGCCCCCAACACCTGCAGTACCCAATGGTGCTACATCTGCTGCCTCAGTGCCAGATTCAGTGCATAGTAGAAGGAATTCGGGAATATCAGGACTATTTCCAAATTCTCTTTTCCGGATTGCAGTTCCCCAAATGGGAAACAACTTGTCTGACAATGTCATGATAACTGTAGATATTATTCCTTCAAGCTGGAATCAGCCTGATGGACAAGACAGTGACAAGTCTAAAATACCACCTTCAAGAGATCCAGAAAAACTTCAGAAAATTAAAGAGAG TCTCCTTTCAGAGGACTctgaagaagaggagggagatCTGTGTAGAATATGTCAGATGTCGTCTACATCTGCTACTAATCTCTTAATAGAGCCATGCAAATGCACTGGAAGTCTGCAGTATGTTCACCAGGAGTGTATGAAAAAGTGGTTACAGTCCAAGATTAACTCGG GTTCTTCATTGGAAGCAGTAACTACTTGTGAATTGTGCAAAGAGAAGCTACATCTCAATCTTGACAATTTTGATATTCATGAGCTTCATAGAGCACATGCAAATGAACAA GCAGACTATGAATTTATCAGTTCTG
- the MARCHF7 gene encoding E3 ubiquitin-protein ligase MARCHF7 isoform X3: MESKPSRIPRRVSTAPSSSRSTRTGAGSGGTSSTDSYCTRESSLRPESGCQESSWLHSSSRDWSVGERETFESPWKLPASSPTRYSGTLDRPWSGRFLGSRNRLSTSSSSPLTSSWFDESERTQGAYSSRLHNQQEDSDSKRPKLSYTSTSSVRSNGLNTVSDSPWRYSDVPRSSSVVLGSLGTELVRERRELERADQSVGSLLDCNHRNGDFPSSSYLQERSAASYAQGARPKANSLSSLRLNTSMSRQLPSEHPSSLLSRDHSWNSRSNYVPREVESSERNLQPEFTHGAMRSGTSSSSSSERVMPSQRSLSEPPVDTEGRRTTRQLLSRLASSMSSTFFSRRSSQDSLTSRPLGSEGSFIPRPQSSIQANASNTATTTEGSEAQTPDASQGFSFLRRRWGLSGVSPNSDSEAESYRHDSESRNTGSWLSSSLRNRCTPLFSRRRREAVSSLPRTPTSEPPARSLHLFRRRESGGEASLEAHSDSLRPAARPPTPAVPNGATSAASVPDSVHSRRNSGISGLFPNSLFRIAVPQMGNNLSDNVMITVDIIPSSWNQPDGQDSDKSKIPPSRDPEKLQKIKESLLSEDSEEEEGDLCRICQMSSTSATNLLIEPCKCTGSLQYVHQECMKKWLQSKINSGSSLEAVTTCELCKEKLHLNLDNFDIHELHRAHANEQFINLARTLQAHMDDIETASDDDDSEDGDLGRTLDAV, from the exons ATGGAATCGAAACCCTCAAGAATTCCACGGAGGGTATCTACTGCACCATCCAGTTCTCGAAGTACTAGGACAGGAGCTGGAAGTGGAGGAACCAGTTCTACTGATTCCTATTGTACAAGAGAATCATCACTGAGACCAGAGTCTGGATGCCAG GAATCCAGCTGGTTGCATAGTTCCAGTAGAGACTGGTCAGTTGGAGAAAGAGAAACCTTTGAAAGCCCATGGAAGCTTCCAGCTTCCTCCCCAACTCGCTACTCAGGAACACTTGATCGTCCATGGTCTGGAAGATTTTTGGGAAGCAGGAACAGATTG TCCACATCATCATCTTCACCTCTTACATCTTCATGGTTTGATGAATCTGAAAGAACTCAGGGAGcatattcttcaaggctgcaTAACCAACAAGAAGATAGTGATTCTAAGAGACCTAAACTTTCTTATACATCTACCTCTAGTGTGAGAAGTAATGGTTTAAACACAGTTTCAG ATTCGCCATGGAGGTATAGTGATGTTCCCAGATCTTCATCTGTGGTACTTGGATCATTGGGAACCGAACTtgtgagagaaagaagagagctaGAAAGAGCAGACCAGTCTGTTGGCAGTCTTTTGGATTGTAATCACAGGAATGGTGACTTCCCATCTTCATCAT ATCTTCAGGAAAGATCTGCTGCTTCATATGCACAGGGAGCAAGACCAAAAGCAAACTCTTTGAGCTCTTTGAGGTTGAACACATCCATGAGCCGCCAGCTGCCTTCTGAGCATCCGTCGTCATTACTCTCTAGAGACCATAGCTGGAACTCAAGATCTAACTATGTCCCAAGAGAAGTAGAGTCTTCTGAAAGGAATTTACAGCCAGAGTTTACCCATGGTGCCATGAGAAGTGGAACCAGTTCTTCTAGCAGTTCTGAAAGGGTTATGCCATCTCAAAGATCTCTTAGTGAACCTCCTGTAGATACTGAAGGAAGGCGTACAACAAGGCAGCTGCTTTCTCGTTTAGCTTCTAGTATGTCCTCCACATTTTTCTCAAGAAGGTCCAGCCAAGACTCATTGACTTCAAGACCACTGGGTTCTGAAGGTTCATTTATTCCAAGGCCTCAGTCTTCTATTCAAGCTAATGCTTCTAACACAGCTACAACTACGGAAGGCTCAGAAGCTCAGACTCCCGATGCTTCTCAGGGATTTAGCTTTCTTAGAAGACGGTGGGGCCTGTCGGGTGTTTCACCAAATTCTGACTCTGAAGCAGAGAGTTACAGACATGATTCTGAAAGCAGAAATACAGGTTCCTGGCTGTCGTCTTCTCTGAGGAACAGATGTACTCCTTTGTTTTCCAGAAGGAGAAGAGAAGCAGTTTCATCTCTTCCAAGAACCCCTACCTCTGAACCTCCTGCTAGATCACTACATCTTTTTAGGAGAAGAGAATCTGGTGGAGAAGCATCTCTTGAAGCACACAGTGATTCCCTCAGGCCTGCTGCTAGGCCCCCAACACCTGCAGTACCCAATGGTGCTACATCTGCTGCCTCAGTGCCAGATTCAGTGCATAGTAGAAGGAATTCGGGAATATCAGGACTATTTCCAAATTCTCTTTTCCGGATTGCAGTTCCCCAAATGGGAAACAACTTGTCTGACAATGTCATGATAACTGTAGATATTATTCCTTCAAGCTGGAATCAGCCTGATGGACAAGACAGTGACAAGTCTAAAATACCACCTTCAAGAGATCCAGAAAAACTTCAGAAAATTAAAGAGAG TCTCCTTTCAGAGGACTctgaagaagaggagggagatCTGTGTAGAATATGTCAGATGTCGTCTACATCTGCTACTAATCTCTTAATAGAGCCATGCAAATGCACTGGAAGTCTGCAGTATGTTCACCAGGAGTGTATGAAAAAGTGGTTACAGTCCAAGATTAACTCGG GTTCTTCATTGGAAGCAGTAACTACTTGTGAATTGTGCAAAGAGAAGCTACATCTCAATCTTGACAATTTTGATATTCATGAGCTTCATAGAGCACATGCAAATGAACAA
- the MARCHF7 gene encoding E3 ubiquitin-protein ligase MARCHF7 isoform X4, with protein MESKPSRIPRRVSTAPSSSRSTRTGAGSGGTSSTDSYCTRESSLRPESGCQESSWLHSSSRDWSVGERETFESPWKLPASSPTRYSGTLDRPWSGRFLGSRNRLSTSSSSPLTSSWFDESERTQGAYSSRLHNQQEDSDSKRPKLSYTSTSSVRSNGLNTVSDSPWRYSDVPRSSSVVLGSLGTELVRERRELERADQSVGSLLDCNHRNGDFPSSSYLQERSAASYAQGARPKANSLSSLRLNTSMSRQLPSEHPSSLLSRDHSWNSRSNYVPREVESSERNLQPEFTHGAMRSGTSSSSSSERVMPSQRSLSEPPVDTEGRRTTRQLLSRLASSMSSTFFSRRSSQDSLTSRPLGSEGSFIPRPQSSIQANASNTATTTEGSEAQTPDASQGFSFLRRRWGLSGVSPNSDSEAESYRHDSESRNTGSWLSSSLRNRCTPLFSRRRREAVSSLPRTPTSEPPARSLHLFRRRESGGEASLEAHSDSLRPAARPPTPAVPNGATSAASVPDSVHSRRNSGISGLFPNSLFRIAVPQMGNNLSDNVMITVDIIPSSWNQPDGQDSDKSKIPPSRDPEKLQKIKESLLSEDSEEEEGDLCRICQMSSTSATNLLIEPCKCTGSLQYVHQECMKKWLQSKINSGSSLEAVTTCELCKEKLHLNLDNFDIHELHRAHANEQFINLARTLQAHMDDIETSDDDDSEDGDLGRTLDAV; from the exons ATGGAATCGAAACCCTCAAGAATTCCACGGAGGGTATCTACTGCACCATCCAGTTCTCGAAGTACTAGGACAGGAGCTGGAAGTGGAGGAACCAGTTCTACTGATTCCTATTGTACAAGAGAATCATCACTGAGACCAGAGTCTGGATGCCAG GAATCCAGCTGGTTGCATAGTTCCAGTAGAGACTGGTCAGTTGGAGAAAGAGAAACCTTTGAAAGCCCATGGAAGCTTCCAGCTTCCTCCCCAACTCGCTACTCAGGAACACTTGATCGTCCATGGTCTGGAAGATTTTTGGGAAGCAGGAACAGATTG TCCACATCATCATCTTCACCTCTTACATCTTCATGGTTTGATGAATCTGAAAGAACTCAGGGAGcatattcttcaaggctgcaTAACCAACAAGAAGATAGTGATTCTAAGAGACCTAAACTTTCTTATACATCTACCTCTAGTGTGAGAAGTAATGGTTTAAACACAGTTTCAG ATTCGCCATGGAGGTATAGTGATGTTCCCAGATCTTCATCTGTGGTACTTGGATCATTGGGAACCGAACTtgtgagagaaagaagagagctaGAAAGAGCAGACCAGTCTGTTGGCAGTCTTTTGGATTGTAATCACAGGAATGGTGACTTCCCATCTTCATCAT ATCTTCAGGAAAGATCTGCTGCTTCATATGCACAGGGAGCAAGACCAAAAGCAAACTCTTTGAGCTCTTTGAGGTTGAACACATCCATGAGCCGCCAGCTGCCTTCTGAGCATCCGTCGTCATTACTCTCTAGAGACCATAGCTGGAACTCAAGATCTAACTATGTCCCAAGAGAAGTAGAGTCTTCTGAAAGGAATTTACAGCCAGAGTTTACCCATGGTGCCATGAGAAGTGGAACCAGTTCTTCTAGCAGTTCTGAAAGGGTTATGCCATCTCAAAGATCTCTTAGTGAACCTCCTGTAGATACTGAAGGAAGGCGTACAACAAGGCAGCTGCTTTCTCGTTTAGCTTCTAGTATGTCCTCCACATTTTTCTCAAGAAGGTCCAGCCAAGACTCATTGACTTCAAGACCACTGGGTTCTGAAGGTTCATTTATTCCAAGGCCTCAGTCTTCTATTCAAGCTAATGCTTCTAACACAGCTACAACTACGGAAGGCTCAGAAGCTCAGACTCCCGATGCTTCTCAGGGATTTAGCTTTCTTAGAAGACGGTGGGGCCTGTCGGGTGTTTCACCAAATTCTGACTCTGAAGCAGAGAGTTACAGACATGATTCTGAAAGCAGAAATACAGGTTCCTGGCTGTCGTCTTCTCTGAGGAACAGATGTACTCCTTTGTTTTCCAGAAGGAGAAGAGAAGCAGTTTCATCTCTTCCAAGAACCCCTACCTCTGAACCTCCTGCTAGATCACTACATCTTTTTAGGAGAAGAGAATCTGGTGGAGAAGCATCTCTTGAAGCACACAGTGATTCCCTCAGGCCTGCTGCTAGGCCCCCAACACCTGCAGTACCCAATGGTGCTACATCTGCTGCCTCAGTGCCAGATTCAGTGCATAGTAGAAGGAATTCGGGAATATCAGGACTATTTCCAAATTCTCTTTTCCGGATTGCAGTTCCCCAAATGGGAAACAACTTGTCTGACAATGTCATGATAACTGTAGATATTATTCCTTCAAGCTGGAATCAGCCTGATGGACAAGACAGTGACAAGTCTAAAATACCACCTTCAAGAGATCCAGAAAAACTTCAGAAAATTAAAGAGAG TCTCCTTTCAGAGGACTctgaagaagaggagggagatCTGTGTAGAATATGTCAGATGTCGTCTACATCTGCTACTAATCTCTTAATAGAGCCATGCAAATGCACTGGAAGTCTGCAGTATGTTCACCAGGAGTGTATGAAAAAGTGGTTACAGTCCAAGATTAACTCGG GTTCTTCATTGGAAGCAGTAACTACTTGTGAATTGTGCAAAGAGAAGCTACATCTCAATCTTGACAATTTTGATATTCATGAGCTTCATAGAGCACATGCAAATGAACAA
- the MARCHF7 gene encoding E3 ubiquitin-protein ligase MARCHF7 isoform X1 translates to MESKPSRIPRRVSTAPSSSRSTRTGAGSGGTSSTDSYCTRESSLRPESGCQESSWLHSSSRDWSVGERETFESPWKLPASSPTRYSGTLDRPWSGRFLGSRNRLSTSSSSPLTSSWFDESERTQGAYSSRLHNQQEDSDSKRPKLSYTSTSSVRSNGLNTVSDSPWRYSDVPRSSSVVLGSLGTELVRERRELERADQSVGSLLDCNHRNGDFPSSSYLQERSAASYAQGARPKANSLSSLRLNTSMSRQLPSEHPSSLLSRDHSWNSRSNYVPREVESSERNLQPEFTHGAMRSGTSSSSSSERVMPSQRSLSEPPVDTEGRRTTRQLLSRLASSMSSTFFSRRSSQDSLTSRPLGSEGSFIPRPQSSIQANASNTATTTEGSEAQTPDASQGFSFLRRRWGLSGVSPNSDSEAESYRHDSESRNTGSWLSSSLRNRCTPLFSRRRREAVSSLPRTPTSEPPARSLHLFRRRESGGEASLEAHSDSLRPAARPPTPAVPNGATSAASVPDSVHSRRNSGISGLFPNSLFRIAVPQMGNNLSDNVMITVDIIPSSWNQPDGQDSDKSKIPPSRDPEKLQKIKESLLSEDSEEEEGDLCRICQMSSTSATNLLIEPCKCTGSLQYVHQECMKKWLQSKINSGSSLEAVTTCELCKEKLHLNLDNFDIHELHRAHANEQADYEFISSGLYLVVLLHLCEQRFSDMLGTTSEANTRVRFINLARTLQAHMDDIETASDDDDSEDGDLGRTLDAV, encoded by the exons ATGGAATCGAAACCCTCAAGAATTCCACGGAGGGTATCTACTGCACCATCCAGTTCTCGAAGTACTAGGACAGGAGCTGGAAGTGGAGGAACCAGTTCTACTGATTCCTATTGTACAAGAGAATCATCACTGAGACCAGAGTCTGGATGCCAG GAATCCAGCTGGTTGCATAGTTCCAGTAGAGACTGGTCAGTTGGAGAAAGAGAAACCTTTGAAAGCCCATGGAAGCTTCCAGCTTCCTCCCCAACTCGCTACTCAGGAACACTTGATCGTCCATGGTCTGGAAGATTTTTGGGAAGCAGGAACAGATTG TCCACATCATCATCTTCACCTCTTACATCTTCATGGTTTGATGAATCTGAAAGAACTCAGGGAGcatattcttcaaggctgcaTAACCAACAAGAAGATAGTGATTCTAAGAGACCTAAACTTTCTTATACATCTACCTCTAGTGTGAGAAGTAATGGTTTAAACACAGTTTCAG ATTCGCCATGGAGGTATAGTGATGTTCCCAGATCTTCATCTGTGGTACTTGGATCATTGGGAACCGAACTtgtgagagaaagaagagagctaGAAAGAGCAGACCAGTCTGTTGGCAGTCTTTTGGATTGTAATCACAGGAATGGTGACTTCCCATCTTCATCAT ATCTTCAGGAAAGATCTGCTGCTTCATATGCACAGGGAGCAAGACCAAAAGCAAACTCTTTGAGCTCTTTGAGGTTGAACACATCCATGAGCCGCCAGCTGCCTTCTGAGCATCCGTCGTCATTACTCTCTAGAGACCATAGCTGGAACTCAAGATCTAACTATGTCCCAAGAGAAGTAGAGTCTTCTGAAAGGAATTTACAGCCAGAGTTTACCCATGGTGCCATGAGAAGTGGAACCAGTTCTTCTAGCAGTTCTGAAAGGGTTATGCCATCTCAAAGATCTCTTAGTGAACCTCCTGTAGATACTGAAGGAAGGCGTACAACAAGGCAGCTGCTTTCTCGTTTAGCTTCTAGTATGTCCTCCACATTTTTCTCAAGAAGGTCCAGCCAAGACTCATTGACTTCAAGACCACTGGGTTCTGAAGGTTCATTTATTCCAAGGCCTCAGTCTTCTATTCAAGCTAATGCTTCTAACACAGCTACAACTACGGAAGGCTCAGAAGCTCAGACTCCCGATGCTTCTCAGGGATTTAGCTTTCTTAGAAGACGGTGGGGCCTGTCGGGTGTTTCACCAAATTCTGACTCTGAAGCAGAGAGTTACAGACATGATTCTGAAAGCAGAAATACAGGTTCCTGGCTGTCGTCTTCTCTGAGGAACAGATGTACTCCTTTGTTTTCCAGAAGGAGAAGAGAAGCAGTTTCATCTCTTCCAAGAACCCCTACCTCTGAACCTCCTGCTAGATCACTACATCTTTTTAGGAGAAGAGAATCTGGTGGAGAAGCATCTCTTGAAGCACACAGTGATTCCCTCAGGCCTGCTGCTAGGCCCCCAACACCTGCAGTACCCAATGGTGCTACATCTGCTGCCTCAGTGCCAGATTCAGTGCATAGTAGAAGGAATTCGGGAATATCAGGACTATTTCCAAATTCTCTTTTCCGGATTGCAGTTCCCCAAATGGGAAACAACTTGTCTGACAATGTCATGATAACTGTAGATATTATTCCTTCAAGCTGGAATCAGCCTGATGGACAAGACAGTGACAAGTCTAAAATACCACCTTCAAGAGATCCAGAAAAACTTCAGAAAATTAAAGAGAG TCTCCTTTCAGAGGACTctgaagaagaggagggagatCTGTGTAGAATATGTCAGATGTCGTCTACATCTGCTACTAATCTCTTAATAGAGCCATGCAAATGCACTGGAAGTCTGCAGTATGTTCACCAGGAGTGTATGAAAAAGTGGTTACAGTCCAAGATTAACTCGG GTTCTTCATTGGAAGCAGTAACTACTTGTGAATTGTGCAAAGAGAAGCTACATCTCAATCTTGACAATTTTGATATTCATGAGCTTCATAGAGCACATGCAAATGAACAA GCAGACTATGAATTTATCAGTTCTG